The genomic window aaatatatgatCATAATCTGCtaatctgttttctttttcttgcaAGAGATGCCATTCAACACAATCTAAGCGATAACATTCTAATCAAGAATTCCAAAAGCCGGACTTGGGATATTTGATGTCTTTATCATACAATCTCTCGTATAGTTGTTAATTGCATTCACCACATGCCACAAATCAACTCTTTTCATTCTTAAAATTgacttttttggttgaataatTGGGCCTCAAAAACAGATTATGACAAGTTAACAACGATCTGGCTTGGTTTGATTTCGGAACCAGCACGACATACTAAAACTTGCATCGGACTTTCTAATCTGATTCTGATGAGCAACCATAGCATTAAATATCTCGATAAAGTATCCATTCGCCAAagttaaaaagagagaaaatgtaaaatatcaATAAGCCAACTAACAGTAACACGACGCGATCAGtaacttaacattttttttctcaataccaaaaactccaaatacaaaaaaacacagcTTATAATGTTCTCAAAGCAACTGGAAAGATAAATTGGAGAGAGACAAAACTAACTTCGAAGTGTACCCAAGAAAATACCCACAGTCTCAAGAGCACATTGCAACGATGATGAGCCTCATCGTGCAATCAgagtcttcttcctcttcgtcCACCCTTTCGGCGTGTACTGTCTGTGGGAATCGGAGTCACATCCTCTGCAAAATGCATTCAAGAAAGATTCAGCTTCCAATGAGCaatcataacaaaacaaaacaaaacaacttgAGTGAGACTAAGTTTGTGTGTTTACCAATACGACCAATCTTCATGCCAGAACGAGCAAGGGCTCTAAGAGCAGACTGAGCACCAGGACCTGGagtcttggttttgtttcctccAGTAGCACGGAGCTTCACGTGCATGGCAGTGATGCCAAGCTCCTGTCACATAAACCATTATAGATTATCATCCAGAACCTCAAagtcaattaaaaaaaggcATGGACATCGAATCATTTCAGACCTTGCATCTTTGAGCAACATCTTGAGCTGCAAGCATAGCAGCATAAGGAGAGGACTCATCACGGTCAGCCTTCACCTTCATGCCACCTGCAAAAGGTCACATAATCATTATATTTCTCGaaatataaatgaattttACACTAACATAAACACAGGTAATAAAATTCACTACTAGGAAACATACCGGTGATGCGGACGAGAGTTTCTCTACCGGAGAGATCAGTCACATGCTGCAAAATATTGAAAGCAATGTCATAAACGCATTACACAGAAGGTTATATTACACAAACGCTAAgaataaatgagaaaaaactTACAATGAAAGTGTCATTGAAAGATGCAAAGATGTgaacaacaccaaaaacttGCTCTCCTTCACGAACAGAAGGTCCAAGAGTCACAGTCTCAACCTTTGGCTCCTTAGTTTTTCTCTTCGACTATTATATacagagagaacaaaacacaTTTGAGAAACAAATTGTTCACTGGTATTTAACCATAATTACATACCATCAGCTCAATATCAATACATGGAGATTAATCAGACAACCCCTAAACTATGAATCAGACAAGCCAAGATCAATAAGTCAATTTTGCATAGCTGAAACAAACGTATAAGTATGGAACATCGGAAACTAGCAGGACTAAGTGAAATCGCAGATCTCAATTTCCTAACAGACTAACGAAAACCAAATGATCTGGCACAGAAAAATGTTGGAGAGAAAGAGCTTACCATCTTCAACAATGGATCAGAGAAGAGACGAAACGATAAGTGTTTTTAGATTCTGCTCAGTGTAAACAAGAAGGACACTCACGGCGCTACAAATGCACGTTATATATTAGGGTTACATCGGAGTACCTCTATGAATTGACGTAAATACCCTCATCACTTTCATTACCCATTACGTCGTcgtttggtgtttttttttcttaaacattaCGTCGTCGTTCGATTATTACTATTAGTCttgttaattttcttgatttttttttgacaagtAACAAAATTCACCAGATTTCTTATTGGAAATTATTATTTGACAAATGTGAACAACTTCACCTTGATCGTACCATCGTACTTGGTCTtatgaagaacaaagaagtTTTCAAGTTATAACAGATAACTATGTAATTTGAATTTGACTCCATAGTTAAAGAATATGATGGGAAAAAGGACCAAAACGATTCTGATtatagaagagaagaagaatttcaTTATAATACTTTTGAATTCATACGGAAACATCATTTCTCAACAAGAACCAATACCTTTACATATAAAACGATAAAAGATAGAGAATCTAAAATGCAGAGTTTGCAAGAGAGCCATCTTTCAAGCCTTGTTCATGGAGCAGATGACATAAGAGACTTGGCTGGTGAAATCAGAGCAACAGCACCTCTTCCAAGTTTCGAATACTTCTTCAACACACCACGTAGCTTGCTCTCCCCCGCTTTCGAGTGAATGAAAGCTAAAAGCTTTGAGCAATCCCTGATTACACACAGAAACGCACATAGAGaattaatatacaaacaaTATGATCACAAACTTGCTAGTGTAAAGAATTAAGAAGACTAACATGAGCTGAGATTCGGAGTAGCCTGTGTGGAATTTCAGTGTATCAGTCCAAGTAGGAGTCTTGTTCAAGCAACACCTTGCTGTGTAGACCGCTGATGCAGCAAGCATGGAAGGACAGAACATTAAACTGTCGTGATGCATCAAACCCAACTCAGCTAGAAAGTGAACCAAGTTCTCCAGTTTCTGGTCAGAACCCGAGGCTTTAATAAACCTCACAAGGAACACATACT from Arabidopsis thaliana chromosome 3, partial sequence includes these protein-coding regions:
- a CDS encoding Ribosomal protein S11 family protein (Ribosomal protein S11 family protein; FUNCTIONS IN: structural constituent of ribosome; INVOLVED IN: translation; LOCATED IN: cytosolic small ribosomal subunit, cytosolic ribosome, nucleolus; EXPRESSED IN: 25 plant structures; EXPRESSED DURING: 13 growth stages; CONTAINS InterPro DOMAIN/s: Ribosomal protein S11 (InterPro:IPR001971), Ribosomal S11, conserved site (InterPro:IPR018102); BEST Arabidopsis thaliana protein match is: Ribosomal protein S11 family protein (TAIR:AT2G36160.1); Has 8773 Blast hits to 8773 proteins in 2901 species: Archae - 250; Bacteria - 4863; Metazoa - 587; Fungi - 162; Plants - 736; Viruses - 0; Other Eukaryotes - 2175 (source: NCBI BLink).), which produces MSKRKTKEPKVETVTLGPSVREGEQVFGVVHIFASFNDTFIHVTDLSGRETLVRITGGMKVKADRDESSPYAAMLAAQDVAQRCKELGITAMHVKLRATGGNKTKTPGPGAQSALRALARSGMKIGRIEDVTPIPTDSTRRKGGRRGRRL